The following coding sequences lie in one Saccharomyces mikatae IFO 1815 strain IFO1815 genome assembly, chromosome: 10 genomic window:
- the SOP4 gene encoding Sop4p (similar to Saccharomyces cerevisiae SOP4 (YJL192C); ancestral locus Anc_1.145): protein MFFQIVFVFIALISVISATATGTIKGRLDLAANNITGFVSTRTSFKLYQIGNFSTKYPHTATAIFQDDEGHFEFSNLPLNEGVNETTYYVMYPASMDFNLKPNRILIEFKNLENGTLQLNAFKNLFGRENFPSKDIIYPEKLESMKVDPYIKVELLHKAPIRSYLQARNVSIFSTGIIGSILNSRWKLAGVITLIALVVFPIIVEKLDPETARAIREETKRKQREKYGAVASK from the coding sequence atgttttttcaaattgtcTTTGTGTTTATCGCATTAATTTCTGTTATCAGTGCTACTGCCACAGGAACTATTAAGGGTAGGTTAGATTTAGCAGCAAACAATATCACTGGCTTTGTTTCAACCAGAACAAGTTTCAAGCTTTACCAGATTggcaatttttcaactaaATATCCTCATACTGCTACGGCCATATTTCAAGACGATGAAGGTCATTTTGAATTCTCGAATCTTCCTCTAAACGAAGGTGTTAACGAAACCACATACTATGTGATGTATCCAGCATCCATGGACTTCAATTTGAAGCCGAATAGAATTCTTATTGAGTTCAAGAATCTAGAAAATGGCACTTTACAATTAAACGCATTCAAAAACCTTTttggaagagaaaattttccatcaaAAGATATAATATATCCAGAAAAGTTAGAATCTATGAAGGTAGACCCCTACATTAAAGTTGAGCTTTTACACAAGGCCCCAATTAGGTCTTATTTGCAAGCTAGAAATGTCAGTATATTCTCTACAGGTATTATTGGTAGTATTTTGAACTCACGTTGGAAATTGGCGGGTGTTATTACATTGATTGCCCTCGTCGTTTTCCCCATCATAGTGGAAAAGTTAGATCCAGAGACAGCACGTGCCATTAGAGAGGagacaaaaagaaaacaaagagagAAGTATGGGGCAGTTGCATCAAAATAG
- the RPS22A gene encoding 40S ribosomal protein uS8 (similar to Saccharomyces cerevisiae RPS22A (YJL190C); ancestral locus Anc_1.147) encodes MTRSSVLADALNAINNAEKTGKRQVLIRPSSKVIIKFLQVMQKHGYIGEFEYIDDHRSGKIVVQLNGRLNKCGVISPRFNVKIGDIEKWTANLLPARQFGYVILTTSAGIMDHEEARRKHVSGKILGFVY; translated from the coding sequence ATGACCAGATCTTCCGTTTTAGCTGATGCTTTGAATGCCATTAACAACGCTGAAAAGACCGGTAAGCGTCAAGTCTTAATCAGACCATCCTCCAAGGTCATTATCAAGTTTTTGCAAGTTATGCAAAAGCACGGTTACATTGGTGAATTTGAATACATCGATGACCACAGATCTGGTAAGATTGTTGTTCAATTGAACGGTAGATTGAACAAATGTGGTGTTATTTCCCCAAGATTTAACGTTAAGATTGGTGACATTGAAAAGTGGACCGCCAACTTGTTGCCAGCCAGACAATTCGGTTATGTCATCTTGACCACCTCTGCTGGTATCATGGACCATGAAGAAGCCAGAAGAAAGCACGTTTCTGGTAAGATTTTGGGTTTCGTTTACTAA
- the ATG36 gene encoding Atg36p (similar to Saccharomyces cerevisiae ATG36 (YJL185C); ancestral locus Anc_1.152), giving the protein MTSMNNYQIDRGSRSARVQPRSTNSVHDEESPFEVLELSEEEFELDFHRLKSFNDVRIINNPEISPICTNNTISCNETLESASSAFEVPSDEIAILSISSSSSKNSLPSEQPGLSLRNIQSSTNSDRIDEWCLGSHFFNGLRQNGPQSNSDTNHGSLISSIMERELYTSAKLKQLTNTQRISVRQLSRDLYPILRTCYREKACRQLLTCRQEKIYDDIPSLFPQRDFIFNYYSLPFEFDRLSDVDIESPSPTRFTDDNIRELSNRSSSTASSSLENTSWFGWTFLSRFIDREW; this is encoded by the coding sequence ATGACATCAATGAACAACTACCAGATTGATCGCGGATCAAGATCAGCTCGTGTCCAACCTAGGAGTACTAACAGCGTTCACGATGAAGAATCACCATTTGAGGTCTTGGAACTTTCTGAAGAGGAATTTGAACTGGATTTCCACAGATTGAAGTCTTTTAATGATGTGCGGATTATCAATAACCCAGAAATTTCGCCGATATGTACGAATAACACCATTAGTTGCAATGAGACACTGGAGTCCGCAAGTAGCGCTTTCGAGGTTCCTTCTGATGAGATTGCAATACTGTCTATATCTAGTAGCAGCAGTAAAAATTCGCTGCCGTCAGAGCAACCAGGTCTCAGTCTTCGTAACATTCAATCATCAACTAACTCTGACAGAATAGATGAGTGGTGTTTAGGAAGCCACTTTTTTAATGGGCTGCGTCAGAATGGCCCACAATCAAATAGCGATACCAATCATGGATCacttatttcttctattaTGGAAAGGGAACTTTATACTTCTGCGAAGTTAAAGCAGCTTACAAACACTCAAAGAATTAGCGTGCGGCAATTATCACGAGACTTGTATCCTATTTTGAGAACCTGTTACCGTGAGAAAGCCTGCCGACAGTTATTAACATGTCGCcaggaaaaaatatacgaTGATATACCATCTCTTTTTCCGCAGCgtgatttcattttcaactATTATTCGTTACCTTTCGAGTTTGATAGACTCTCAGATGTTGATATAGAATCACCATCGCCTACACGGTTCACCGATGACAACATACGAGAATTGTCAAACCGCTCATCAAGCACAGCTTCTTCGTCGTTGGAGAATACGTCTTGGTTTGGCTGgacttttctttctagaTTCATAGACAGGGAATGGTAG
- the GON7 gene encoding chromatin DNA-binding EKC/KEOPS complex subunit GON7 (similar to Saccharomyces cerevisiae GON7 (YJL184W); ancestral locus Anc_1.154), producing MMLPLAQYSAPDGVEKSFAPICDDPRYMTTEGRTTGPSDHVLNAGQIDRDKPSEPKRTEDGSQLTYLGRLRAQLTGLQDDINEFLTERMELAKNKKKVGADEKRIQEEINELLDGGDGDGDTD from the coding sequence ATGATGTTACCACTAGCACAGTATAGTGCGCCCGATGGTGTGGAGAAGAGCTTTGCTCCAATATGCGATGACCCTCGATACATGACCACCGAGGGAAGAACAACAGGCCCCAGCGATCATGTACTGAATGCTGGTCAAATCGATAGGGACAAGCCCTCTGAGCCTAAACGCACAGAAGATGGCTCACAATTGACATACCTAGGCCGGCTGCGTGCACAGCTAACAGGGCTGCAGGACGATATAAATGAGTTTTTGACTGAAAGAATGGAATTGGccaagaataagaaaaaagtggGCGCTGATGAAAAGCGGATCCAGGAAGAGATTAATGAGTTGTTAGATGGTGGCGACGGGGACGGGGATACTGATTAG
- the SWE1 gene encoding tyrosine protein kinase SWE1 (similar to Saccharomyces cerevisiae SWE1 (YJL187C); ancestral locus Anc_1.149), producing the protein MSSLDEDEEDFEMLDTENLQFMGKKLFGKKVGEDESDNVVNRESIPTNKLKFYPYSNNKLTRSTGTLNLSLSNTALSEANSKFLGKIEEEEEEEEEKEEEEEEESVDSRINRWSPFNENDSVNTPVAKRSVDGTNSPTSLRQWNQRWFPKNHAHSENTSSSSSYSVAKPNMSAFTSSGLISKMSRDSSLYPAKLRIPETPVKKSPLVEGRDNNHIHLSSSKIASSSMSVSPLNFIDDNNLHEDLLFSDSPSTKALPSIHVSAIDSSPLSEARYYSHDRHNNQTNILSPTTSFVTNNSPQTLHSNKFKKIKRARNSVILKNRELTNSLQQFKDDLYGTDENLPPPIIISSHHTTRNNPQPSQFRSRYDNDNDEEISTPTRRKSIMGATLQAPRETKPLSLSSVITNTSNAETHSISSTDSSPLNSKRRLISSNKLSANPDSHLFEKFTNVHSIGKGQFSTVYQVTFAQTNKKYAIKAIKPNKYNSLKRILLEIKILNEVTNQITMDQEGKEYIIDYISSWKFQSSYYIMTQLCENGNLDGFLQEQVIAKKKRLEDWRIWKIIVEISLALRFIHESCHIVHLDLKPANVMITFEGNLKLGDFGMATHLPLEDESFENEGDREYIAPEIISDCIYDYRADIFSLGLMIVEIAANVVLPDNGNAWHKLRSGDLSDAGRLSSTDIHSESLFSDTTKVDTNDLFDFEREKVNNNNNNPASNTAYSNGNNDNPDSNNNSNDNSNSAGSTKNRLVLHKSSKIPAWVPKFLIDGESLERIVRWMIEPNYERRPTANQILQTEECLYVEMTRSAGAIIQEDDFGPKPKFFI; encoded by the coding sequence ATGAGTTCTttggatgaagatgaagaggatTTCGAAATGCTGGACACGGAGAATCTTCAGTTCATGGGGAAGAAGTTATTTGGTAAAAAGGTGGGTGAGGATGAAAGCGACAATGTTGTCAATAGGGAGAGCATCCCGACTAATAAACTGAAATTCTATCCGTATTCGAACAATAAACTGACAAGGAGTACAGGAACTTTGAATTTGTCATTAAGTAATACTGCCTTGTCGGAGGCTAACTCGAAGTTTCTTGgaaaaatagaagaagaagaagaagaagaggaggaaaaggaagaggaagaggaagaggaaagCGTGGATTCTCGTATTAACAGGTGGTCTCctttcaatgaaaatgatagtGTTAATACTCCTGTTGCAAAGAGGTCCGTGGATGGAACAAATAGTCCCACCTCCCTTAGGCAGTGGAATCAGCGGTGGTTTCCGAAAAATCATGCTCACAGTGAAAACAcatcctcttcctcttcgtATAGCGTGGCTAAGCCAAACATGTCTGCCTTCACGTCTTCGGGGCTCATATCCAAAATGTCTAGAGATTCTTCATTATACCCTGCGAAATTAAGGATACCAGAAACACCAGTGAAAAAATCTCCCTTAGTGGAGGGAAGAGACAATAATCATATCCACCTTTCGAGTTCGAAAATTGCATCATCTTCTATGAGCGTTTCTCCCCTGAATTTTATAGATGATAATAACCTACATGAAGACCTTTTATTTTCGGATTCTCCATCTACGAAAGCCTTACCTTCCATTCATGTGTCTGCTATAGACTCATCCCCACTGAGTGAGGCCAGATATTATTCTCATGACCGTCATAACAATCAGACCAATATTCTGTCTCCTACTACTAGCTTTGTCACAAATAATTCTCCTCAAACATTGCATTCCAacaagttcaaaaaaatcaagcGGGCAAGAAATTCTGTTATATTGAAGAATAGGGAGCTAACAAACAGTTTACAACAATTCAAAGATGACTTATACGGTACTGATGAAAATCTCCCACCTCCCATTATAATATCAAGTCATCATACAACCAGAAATAATCCTCAACCATCTCAATTTCGTAGCCGTTATGACAATGATAATGACGAAGAAATTTCTACTCCAACAAGACGAAAATCTATCATGGGGGCAACACTCCAAGCACCGAGAGAAACTAAACCGTTATCGTTATCTTCTGTCATAACAAATACATCAAATGCCGAGACGCATTCTATTTCCTCCACAGATTCTTCGCCTTTAAACTCCAAAAGACGTCTAATATCTTCCAACAAGCTTTCTGCAAATCCAGATTCGCACCTTTTCGAGAAATTTACAAATGTACATTCTATTGGTAAGGGGCAATTTTCCACAGTATACCAAGTTACGTTTGCtcaaacaaataaaaaatatgccATTAAAGCCATTAAGCCAAACAAATATAATTCCTTAAAACGCATCTTActtgaaatcaaaatacTAAATGAGGTGACGAATCAAATTACAATGGATCAAGAAGGTAAAGAATACATCATTGACTATATTAGTTCGTGGAAGTTTCAGAGTTCTTACTATATTATGACACAGTTGTGCGAAAATGGTAATTTAGATGGTTTTTTACAAGAACAAGTTATcgcaaagaaaaaaagactgGAAGACTGGagaatttggaaaattatAGTCGAGATAAGCCTGGCTTTGCGGTTTATTCATGAATCCTGTCATATTGTCCACTTAGATTTGAAACCTGCTAACGTCATGATCACGTTCGAAGGAAATTTGAAACTAGGTGACTTCGGAATGGCTACCCATCTACCTTTGGAAGATGAGAGTTTCGAAAACGAAGGTGATAGAGAGTATATCGCACCGGAGATTATTTCAGATTGTATCTATGATTACAGGGCAGACATTTTTTCTCTGGGTCTAATGATCGTTGAAATTGCGGCCAATGTTGTGTTACCAGATAATGGTAATGCTTGGCATAAGTTGAGATCGGGAGACTTATCAGATGCAGGGAGATTAAGTTCCACGGATATTCATTCCGAATCACTGTTTTCAGATACCACGAAAGTGGATACCAATGATTTGTTCGATTTTGAAAGAGAGAAGgttaacaataataataacaaccCTGCCTCCAATACTGCTTACAGTAATGGCAATAATGATAATCCTGACAGCAATAACAATAGCAATGATAATAGTAATTCTGCAGGAAGTACAAAAAATCGTCTTGTTTTGCATAAAAGCTCTAAAATTCCAGCATGGGTGCCGAAATTTCTCATTGATGGTGAGTCACTTGAGAGAATAGTACGATGGATGATAGAGCCCAATTATGAGAGAAGGCCTACAGCAAATCAAATTTTACAAACTGAAGAATGCTTGTACGTAGAAATGACTCGTAGTGCAGGTGCCATTATTCAGGAAGACGATTTTGGGCCCAAGCCaaagtttttcatatgA
- the MNN11 gene encoding alpha-1,6-mannosyltransferase (similar to Saccharomyces cerevisiae MNN11 (YJL183W); ancestral locus Anc_1.156), translating to MAIKPKKKGKMYSSRSVRSQWFNRLGFQQNKYGTCKFLSIITAFVCILYFFSNRFYPTSRSTSVSYSPSHGLYINEIPASSQLIYPHVEHVPVLKQITVKGLYVTRLEIDGSKRLILKSEENAMTDEEKKDTTDQILLVKHSFLDHGKLVYRKNNDAPEVVVVTLIDFENYDLETIIQIVQNRVDYALKHKYGVYIRWIQEFLPILENQNLAESYEFVKPLMVRAAMHAFPTAKYIHFVDQDALLMNLDLSLQKYLLDPKILDLALLKNVPVVANSNIKTYNHFEYSSAKIIIPHDANGNIDTSSFVVANDFYGQALIDYLNDPLLRNFPWDPTADKLSSAIGHILQWHPTLLGKTAIVIPKVLASQYDASLDQGGKSENAASGGDLYHYNEGDLAASFKGCRARGTCASEINHMYSKIKKN from the coding sequence ATGGCAAtcaaaccaaaaaagaagggcAAGATGTACTCCTCAAGATCGGTGCGGTCACAGTGGTTTAATAGGCTTGGTTTCCAGCAAAATAAGTATGGGACTTGTAAATTTTTGTCGATCATAACGGCCTTCGTCTGTAtcctttatttcttctccaATCGATTCTATCCAACGTCCCGTTCCACGAGTGTATCATATTCCCCATCCCACGGTCTGTATATTAACGAAATTCCTGCCTCTAGTCAATTGATTTATCCACATGTAGAACATGTACCTGTGTTAAAGCAAATCACCGTGAAGGGTCTCTATGTTACAAGGCTAGAAATTGATGGCAGTAAAAGACTAATTTTAAAAtctgaagaaaatgctaTGAcggatgaagaaaagaaagatacTACCGATCAAATCCTGTTAGTGAAACACTCATTTTTGGATCACGGTAAGTTAGTATATCGCAAGAACAATGATGCACCTGAAGTGGTTGTGGTAACATTAatagattttgaaaattatgaTCTAGAAACGATTAttcaaattgttcaaaataGAGTTGATTACGCTCTAAAGCACAAATATGGTGTCTATATTCGCTGGATTCAGGAATTTTTGCCCATTCTGGAAAACCAAAACCTGGCTGAAAGTTACGAATTCGTTAAGCCACTGATGGTAAGAGCTGCCATGCATGCGTTCCCAACTGCCaaatatattcattttGTTGATCAAGATGCCCTGTTGATGAATCTTGATCTCTCTTTACAAAAATACCTTTTAGATCCTAAAATTCTAGATTTGGCTTTGCTAAAAAACGTACCTGTTGTAGCCAATTCCAATATCAAAACATACAATCATTTTGAGTATAGCTCAGCAAAGATCATCATTCCACATGATGCTAATGGTAATATCGATACGTCCTCCTTTGTCGTTGCCAATGACTTTTATGGACAAGCTTTGATAGACTACTTGAATGACCCACTACTAAGAAATTTCCCGTGGGATCCTACTGCTGATAAATTGAGTTCTGCTATTGGTCACATTTTGCAATGGCATCCTACGTTGCTGGGCAAGACCGCAATCGTCATACCAAAGGTTTTAGCAAGTCAATACGATGCATCTCTCGATCAGGGAGGAAAATCAGAAAATGCCGCTTCTGGTGGTGATCTTTACCATTACAATGAAGGTGACTTAGCAGCTTCCTTCAAGGGCTGCAGAGCCAGAGGTACATGTGCAAGTGAGATAAATCACATGTACAgcaaaatcaagaaaaactgA
- the MNN5 gene encoding alpha-1,2-mannosyltransferase MNN5 (similar to Saccharomyces cerevisiae MNN5 (YJL186W); ancestral locus Anc_1.150), which yields MLIRLKKRKILQVFLSAVVLVLFICFVHKDTSSRWLYGSNVKLPNLTRSSHRKNFYTALIQAIVQAKPAGSPPDLNKLHNAEGCTFADNVAAHDSGRDGDLSYESLSKCYRLDSTVQENLVEMHNQFTDVLSGRLNFSIPQREALFPESEGIVTIGGGKYSVLAYTMIKNLRKTGTTLPIEVIIPPQDEGDDEFCNNWLPNFNGRCLYFSDIVPPKPLGDLKLTHFQLKVFGLLISNFKRIIFMDADNYAVKNLDLAFNATSFQDTGLILWPDYWRRVTPPAFYNIIGSSINTGKRVRFISDDISPVSRYDSFISNSEDYTSEEMQDHFLRHVPLHDLDGTMSDLTSESGQMVIDKIRHFHTLLLALYYNVYGPTWYYNIISQGTAGEGDKDTFIAAAHALNASYYQVKTKFEFDGFFYKKNDYKGIALLQHDFEQDYKQYQKAQQKVKADVEKFSKLDPDYTLDKGFLKSLMLNEDGTDLDIMFIHASFYKADPWTLYRENRFTDPDGKQLRGFRKPYRYAMDFEMFLFRDMKESFCTPPKNQVIKFKYFNDKLNTPEWDKMCQYLTNHLDYLEATHNEFMEKKN from the coding sequence ATGCTTATCAggctgaaaaaaagaaagatccTGCAAGTTTTCTTGAGCGCAGTGGTGCTGGTTTTATTCATTTGTTTTGTACATAAAGATACGTCCTCTAGGTGGCTATATGGCAGTAATGTTAAACTACCGAATCTGACCAGATCCAGTCATCGAAAGAACTTTTACACAGCGTTGATACAAGCTATCGTGCAAGCCAAGCCAGCGGGCTCGCCCCCGGATTTGAATAAGCTTCACAATGCGGAAGGATGTACCTTTGCAGATAACGTGGCTGCCCATGACTCTGGACGTGACGGTGACTTGAGTTACGAAAGCTTGAGTAAATGCTATAGGTTGGACTCGACAGTACAAGAAAATCTAGTGGAAATGCACAATCAGTTTACTGATGTTTTATCAGGGAGATTGAATTTCTCTATCCCACAAAGAGAGGCACTTTTCCCCGAATCTGAAGGCATTGTTACGATTGGCGGTGGGAAGTATTCTGTGCTCGCATATACGATGATTAAAAATTTGAGGAAAACAGGCACTACACTACCCATTGAAGTTATTATCCCACCTCAGGACGAAGGTGACGACGAATTTTGTAATAATTGGTTGCCAAACTTTAATGGAAGATGTCTTTACTTCTCGGACATTGTCCCTCCGAAGCCGCTGGGAGATCTAAAACTCACTCACTTTCAACTGAAAGTTTTTGGGCTGCTAATCTCTAATTTCAAGCGTATCATCTTCATGGATGCGGATAATTACGCAGTGAAAAACCTTGACCTTGCTTTCAACGCGACATCATTCCAAGATACCGGGTTAATCCTGTGGCCCGATTACTGGAGACGTGTCACGCCTCCTGCCTTCTACAATATCATAGGCTCTAGCATCAACACAGGAAAAAGGGTGCGTTTTATCAGTGATGATATTTCACCAGTGTCTCGTTATGATTCATTTATCAGTAACTCAGAAGATTACACTTCAGAGGAGATGCAGGACCACTTCCTAAGGCACGTTCCCTTACATGATTTGGATGGCACAATGTCGGATTTGACTTCTGAGTCCGGCCAAATGGTGATCGATAAGATTCGCCATTTCCACACTCTGTTACTGGCGCTATACTATAACGTTTATGGGCCTACCTGGTATTACAATATAATTTCTCAAGGTACTGCTGGTGAAGGGGACAAGGACACCTTTATCGCTGCTGCCCATGCTTTGAATGCGTCCTACTATCAAGTAAAGACTAAATTCGAATTCGATGGCTTTTTCTACAAAAAAAACGATTATAAAGGTATTGCCTTGCTCCAACATGATTTTGAACAAGATTACAAACAATACCAAAAAGCGCAGCAAAAAGTCAAAGCTGacgttgaaaaattttccaaactAGATCCAGATTATACTTTGGACAAAGGTTTCTTAAAATCTTTAATGCTTAATGAGGATGGTACTGATTTGGATATTATGTTTATTCATGCCAGTTTTTATAAAGCAGATCCATGGACCTTATATCGTGAAAACAGGTTCACTGACCCAGATGGCAAACAGCTACGTGGCTTCAGGAAGCCTTATCGTTATGCGATGGATTTTGAAATGTTTCTATTTCGTGATATGAAAGAATCTTTCTGTACCCCTCCAAAGAACCAAGTTATCAAATTCAAGTACTTTAACGATAAACTCAATACGCCAGAATGGGATAAGATGTGCCAATACCTAACCAACCATCTTGATTATTTAGAAGCCACACATAATGAATttatggaaaagaaaaactaa
- the RPS14B gene encoding 40S ribosomal protein uS11 (similar to Saccharomyces cerevisiae RPS14A (YCR031C) and RPS14B (YJL191W); ancestral locus Anc_1.146): MANDLVQARDNSQVFGVARIYASFNDTFVHVTDLSGKETIARVTGGMKVKADRDESSPYAAMLAAQDVAAKCKEVGITAVHVKIRATGGTRTKTPGPGGQAALRALARSGLRIGRIEDVTPVPSDSTRKKGGRRGRRL, from the exons ATGGCTAACG ACCTTGTTCAAGCTCGTGATAACTCCCAAGTTTTCGGTGTCGCTAGAATCTACGCCTCCTTCAACGATACTTTCGTCCATGTTACCGATCTGTCTGGTAAGGAAACCATCGCCAGGGTTACTGGTGGTATGAAAGTGAAGGCAGACAGAGATGAATCTTCTCCATACGCAGCTATGTTGGCTGCTCAAGATGTTGCCGCTAAGTGTAAGGAAGTTGGTATCACTGCTGTTCACGTTAAAATTAGAGCTACCGGTGGTACTAGAACCAAGACTCCAGGTCCAGGTGGCCAAGCCGCTTTGAGAGCTTTGGCCAGATCTGGTTTAAGAATTGGACGTATCGAAGATGTTACCCCAGTTCCATCTGACTCTACCAGAAAGAAGGGTGGTAGAAGAGGTAGAAGATTATAA
- the RPL39 gene encoding 60S ribosomal protein eL39 (similar to Saccharomyces cerevisiae RPL39 (YJL189W); ancestral locus Anc_1.148), with the protein MAAQKSFRIKQKMAKAKKQNRPLPQWIRLRTNNTIRYNAKRRNWRRTKMNI; encoded by the exons ATGGCT GCTCAAAAGTCTTTCAGAATCAAGCAAAAAATGGCTAAGGCTAAGAAGCAAAACAGACCATTGCCACAATGGATTAGATTGAGAACCAACAACACTATCCGTTACAATGCTAAGAGAAGAAACTGGAGAAGAACTAAGATGAACATCTAA